The genomic DNA CCGTTGGGTGGGCAGTTCGGTCGGCATGTGCCGACCGTAGGTGCAGGCCAGGACAGTGCGCCTGCGTCAGACCGGAGGCTGTGGATGATCGCCGGACTGTGGATGACCGGTTCCGGCCCGTGCCGGCACGCCAGCAGACATAATCTGCAGACTGTCTACTACCGGGGAGTGCCGATGACCGCCACCATCAAGGTCCTGCAGTGGACCACCGGCAACATCGGCCGGCGGTCGCTGCACGCGATCATCGGCCGCCCCGACCTGGAATTGGTCGGGGTGTACGCACACGGTGCGGACAAGGTGGGCCGCGACGCCGCGGAACTGGCCGGCTGGCCCGAGCCGACGGGCGTGCTGGCCACCAACGACATCGATGCGCTGTTGAGTCTGGGCGCCGACGCCTGTTGTTACAACCCGCTGTGGCCCAGCGTCGACGAGCTGGTGGCGCTGCTGTCCAACGGCGTCAACGTGTGCACCAGCGCCGCCTGGATCACCGGGGGCAAGCAGTCACCCGCTGATCGTGAACGCATCCTGATCGCCTGCGAAGCAGGCAAGTCCACCATCTTCGGCAATGGCGCCCACCCGGGCATGACCAACATGGTGGGCATGGTGCTCTCGGGTTCCTGCGAGCGGGTCGACGAGATCCGGATCACCGAATCCGTGGACTGCTCCACCTACGAGTCGGCGGGCACCCAGTCGGCGATGGGATTCGGGCAAGACCCCGAGACCCCAGATCTGGCCGAGAGCGTGCGCCGCGAGAGCGAGGTGTTCGCCGAGTCGGCCGCCATGATGGCTGACGCGATCGGCGCCCAGCTGGATCGGATGACGTTCGACGTGCAGTTCACCGCCGCCACCGGTGACACCGACCTGGGTTTCATGACGATCCCGGCCGGCACGGTGGGTTCGGTGTACGGCTATCACCGGGGCTGGGTCGGTGAGCGCAACGTCGTCAGCGTCGGATTCAACTGGACCATGGGCGATCACGTGGTACCGCCCAAGCCGCTGGAACACGGTCACGTCATCCAGGTGTTCGGCCTGCCCAACATGCGCACCGTGCTGCACTGCCTGCCGCCCCGGGACTGGACCGAGCCCGGCTTCATGGGCCTGGGCATGATCTACACCGCGATGCCGGTGACCAATGCGGTGCCCGCCGTCGTGGCCGCCGCACCGGGCATCGCCACCCTCAAGGACCTGCCACCGGTCACGGGGCGCTTCATGCCGTGATCTCGGGCAACGAGACGACGACGGCCAGTGCGCCGGCGCCGACGTGCAGCGCCAGCACCGGCCCGAGGTCGGTGACGACGGGCGTCGCGCACTGCGGCAGGCGGGAACTCAACGCGGACGCCAATTCGTCGGCGGCAGCCGGATCGGCCACGTGGTGCACGGCCAGCTCGGCGGGGCCGTCACCGATCAGCTCGCACACCTTGTCCTGCATCGCCATCACGGCTTTGGACGCAGTCCGGACACGTTGGGCCAGCACCAGTTTGCCGTCCTCGATGCGCAGCAGCGGTTTCAACGACAACGCAGTGCCCAGCCACGCGGCGGCACCACCGATGCGCCCGCTGCGGCGCAGGTTGTCCAACCGGTGCACCACGATGAAACCGTGGCTGTTGCGCACCCCGGCTTCGGCGGCCGCCCCCACCTCGTCCAGGCCCTTCCCCTCGGCCGCTGCGCGCGCGGCGGCCAGTGCGACGAACCCGGTTCCCATTGCGGTGGAACGGGAGTCGATCACCCGAACCTTGCCGCCGAACTGCTGCGCAGCCTGCTGGGCGGCGCCGAAGGTACTCGACAGCGCCGAGGACAGGTGCACCGCCAACACCCCGTCGCCGCCGCTGTCCGCCAGGGCGTGGCTGTAGGCGGCACCGAGTTCGACCAGCGTGGCACCCGCGGTGGAAGCGGTGCGCTCATGGATGTCGTCGGGGATCTCGTCGACGCCGTCGCGCAGGTCTTCCTCGTCGACCAGGATGTGCAACGGCACCACCCGGATGCCGTGCGCCTGCGCCAGTTCCGCGGGCAGTCGAGCC from Mycolicibacterium tokaiense includes the following:
- a CDS encoding NAD(P)H-dependent amine dehydrogenase family protein, whose protein sequence is MTATIKVLQWTTGNIGRRSLHAIIGRPDLELVGVYAHGADKVGRDAAELAGWPEPTGVLATNDIDALLSLGADACCYNPLWPSVDELVALLSNGVNVCTSAAWITGGKQSPADRERILIACEAGKSTIFGNGAHPGMTNMVGMVLSGSCERVDEIRITESVDCSTYESAGTQSAMGFGQDPETPDLAESVRRESEVFAESAAMMADAIGAQLDRMTFDVQFTAATGDTDLGFMTIPAGTVGSVYGYHRGWVGERNVVSVGFNWTMGDHVVPPKPLEHGHVIQVFGLPNMRTVLHCLPPRDWTEPGFMGLGMIYTAMPVTNAVPAVVAAAPGIATLKDLPPVTGRFMP
- a CDS encoding DegV family protein encodes the protein MAVIVVTDSSARLPAELAQAHGIRVVPLHILVDEEDLRDGVDEIPDDIHERTASTAGATLVELGAAYSHALADSGGDGVLAVHLSSALSSTFGAAQQAAQQFGGKVRVIDSRSTAMGTGFVALAAARAAAEGKGLDEVGAAAEAGVRNSHGFIVVHRLDNLRRSGRIGGAAAWLGTALSLKPLLRIEDGKLVLAQRVRTASKAVMAMQDKVCELIGDGPAELAVHHVADPAAADELASALSSRLPQCATPVVTDLGPVLALHVGAGALAVVVSLPEITA